A stretch of the Perca flavescens isolate YP-PL-M2 chromosome 10, PFLA_1.0, whole genome shotgun sequence genome encodes the following:
- the LOC114562524 gene encoding HRAS-like suppressor 3, which produces MAPTLYDEKPELGDLIEIFRGSYQHWAVYVGDGFIVHLAPPSEVPGAGASSIMSVVTEKAIVKKEELWDVVGTDRWEINNSLDNKYKPRPVHVIVREACVKVGHELPYCVFRGNCEHFANELRYGKAESRQVCKAGETVMVAGVAAVVGLGIVALAGALFGGGKKENKNTQ; this is translated from the exons ATGGCCCCAACACTG TACGATGAGAAACCAGAGCTCGGGGACTTGATTGAGATCTTCCGGGGCTCCTATCAGCACTGGGCTGTGTATGTTGGCGATGGCTTCATTGTTCACTTGGCACCACCCT CTGAGGTCCCAGGTGCAGGTGCTAGCAGTATAATGTCTGTCGTAACTGAGAAGGCCATTGTGAAGAAAGAGGAGCTGTGGGACGTGGTGGGAACCGACCGGTGGGAAATCAACAACAGCCTGGACAACAAGTACAAGCCCCGCCCAGTTCACGTCATTGTGAGGGAGGCCTGTGTGAAGGTGGGCCATGAGCTGCCGTACTGCGTCTTCAGGGGGAACTGTGAGCACTTTGCAAACGAGCTGCGCTACGGAAAAGCTGAGTCCCGGCAG GTGTGTAAAGCTGGAGAAACAGTCATGGTCGCAGGTGTGGCTGCAGTGGTGGGTCTGGGGATCGTGGCTCTAGCAGGAGCTCTGTTTGGAGGcggcaaaaaagaaaacaagaacacacagtGA
- the ints5 gene encoding LOW QUALITY PROTEIN: integrator complex subunit 5 (The sequence of the model RefSeq protein was modified relative to this genomic sequence to represent the inferred CDS: deleted 1 base in 1 codon), whose amino-acid sequence MLKDQTMSVVLDGSPLKAMQSSHTHTPQPALSAQELSQEIKSFISGVDTVQGRKLSVREHARCAVRLLRSVPACRGAVLEHLRGVYDEHVSAFLHNLETEGDASSGVSSNLEDIIQEVHGVLSEFIRLNPRAWAPLVSAWAVDLLGQLSSKHAGRRVPPTSSSLNELLQLWMSCAATRSLMEAYSQCLAAMLAWCPDACVDALLDTSVQHSPHFDWVVAHIGSAFPGTIISRVLACGLKDFCSHGAKEQGLLVMGVDKGSRVPKIGSVVGILGHLAVHHSDSIRKELLRMFQESLSPSSPLSPTSSSTSWESSPQLRRAAVPFLLQLAAMSPNLFGAVSAELVELLRPPVLLQLQALLQGLPREELDNMLGLAVHLISQSPSGGSRVLRFLADTATPASVIISGPTPSPHEGVREGCDRLLQMLLLHLHKLVFNRSDGAEVNPHHPASSQPKRVIPFLEELQSHVGELCAETLRLERKRHLWLHQLLCLLSVYGGPSIATEALCQLLTQAHNPEELALAWQLHTTLSSCMVGLIHAAVARCVAQIHAHTLGPKQLRQLLLNLAAAIQSQDEEKRGAVGVQSSMAIQVGSAVSGHLHDFGPLLLHGDPAVSHATVRLLSCSPLPRTSSPAHLLLLSRAAVTHFFLALRRRGESGKVGRDGGQAVEAVNCSVLLLSRFAAYSTLTLKAVLQQLVEGALHKGNAGLFGGQIADMSGAPLPSPSVSPDIGASLLDINCRFGTTVNFSGSVWSVFHAGVIGKGLKVRTDTQLTDPLGVMQNVQTLLAVVIQCCSSSGLNGSVTGSRPPSDPDEPLPINAEAAKVVAVTMVENVCPDVANGELSWPPEEHARTTVERDIHIRRCFEAHPVLFPLLQVVAAGRPALCYCSAVLRGLLATLLAHWEASREVLSTDSPWHLQASCLLVSCMGEGQLLPPVLANVHEAFPHLTPFEVRLLLLAVWEYVRGNGPMPQKFVFSSEKGLFCRDFSRDGDVARYVAPIHSVLHKNIDRLGHLCWRFQL is encoded by the exons atgttaaaagacCAAACGATGTCTGTGGTGTTGGACGGGAGTCCGCTGAAAGCGATGCAGagctcacacactcacacaccgcAGCCTGCCCTTAG CGCCCAGGAACTCTCCCAGGAGATCAAGTCCTTCATCAGTGGCGTTGACACCGTTCAGGGCCGAAAGCTCAGTGTCCGGGAACACGCCCGCTGTGCTGTGCGCCTGCTGCGCTCGGTCCCGGCCTGTCGAGGGGCGGTGCTGGAGCATCTGAGGGGCGTGTATGATGAGCACGTCTCGGCTTTCCTGCACAACCTGGAAACAGAGGGCGATGCCAGCTCCGGGGTCAGCTccaacctggaggacattatacag GAGGTTCATGGCGTGCTGTCAGAGTTTATTCGTCTCAACCCCCGGGCCTGGGCCCCTCTGGTATCCGCCTGGGCTGTGGACTTGTTAGGCCAGCTGAGCAGCAAGCACGCTGGCCGCAGGGTG CCCCCCACCTCCTCCAGCCTCAACGAGCTGCTCCAGCTCTGGATGTCCTGTGCTGCCACCCGGTCCCTCATGGAGGCCTACTCCCAGTGTTTGGCCGCCATGCTGGCCTGGTGCCCTGACGCATGTGTGGATGCGCTGTTGGACACCTCAGTTCAGCACTCTCCGCATTTTGACTGGGTCGTGGCTCACATCGGCTCCGCCTTCCCGGGTACTATCATCAGCCGAGTCTTGGCATGTGGACTCAAGGACTTTTGCTCTCATGGCGCTAAGGAACAAGGGCTACTGGTGATGGGAGTGGATAAAGGAAGCAGAGTGCCAAAGATTGGCTCAGTGGTGGGAATCCTTGGACACCTTGCAGTGCACCACTCGGACAGCATCAGGAAGGAGCTGCTCAGGATGTTTCAGGAAAGCCTGAGTCCGTCAAGCCCTCTATCTCCCACCTCATCCTCAACATCTTGGGAGAGTTCCCCTCAACTCCGTCGTGCTGCAGTTCCATTTCTGTTGCAGCTGGCTGCAATGTCCCCCAACCTCTTTGGTGCGGTGTCTGCAGAGCTGGTGGAGCTGCTGCGCCCTCCTGTCCTGCTCCAGCTGCAGGCCTTGCTGCAGGGCCTCCCTAGAGAGGAACTGGATAACATGCTGGGACTGGCTGTCCACCTTATTAGCCAGAGCCCATCAGGAGGGTCCAGAGTCCTCCGTTTTCTGGCCGACACAGCGACCCCAGCCTCAGTCATCATCTCCGGCCCTACACCCTCCCCTCATGAAGGTGTCCGAGAAGGTTGCGATCGCCTCCTACAGATGCTGCTTCTGCATCTCCACAAACTGGTCTTCAACCGCTCAGATGGAGCTGAAGTCAACCCTCATCATCCTGCTTCCTCTCAACCCAAGAGGGTCATCCCCTTCTTGGAGGAGCTGCAGTCTCACGTAGGTGAGCTCTGTGCCGAGACACTGCGACTGGAAAGGAAGCGTCACCTCTGGCTGCATCAGCTGCTGTGTCTGCTGTCGGTGTATGGGGGTCCCAGCATTGCCACTGAGGCCCTCTGCCAGCTACTCACCCAGGCCCACAACCCAGAGGAGCTGGCTCTGGCCTGGCAGCTCCACACCACACTGTCCTCTTGCATGGTGGGACTCATTCATGCCGCTGTAGCTCGCTGTGTAGCCCAGATCCATGCACACACTCTGGGGCCCAAGCAACTGAGGCAGCTGTTGCTTAACCTGGCCGCAGCCATCCAGAGTCAGGatgaggagaaaagaggagcaGTAGGGGTTCAGTCCTCCATGGCCATCCAGGTGGGCTCAGCGGTCTCAGGACACCTCCatgattttggcccactccttcTCCATGGTGACCCGGCTGTATCTCATGCTACGGTGCGCCTCCTGTCCTGTAGCCCACTCCCTCGCACCTCCTCTCCAGCACACCTGCTCCTGCTCTCTCGTGCTGCCGTCACTCATTTCTTTCTAGCGCTGCGGAGAAGAGGAGAAAGTGGGAAGGTGGGGAGAGATGGGGGACAGGCAGTCGAGGCGGTGAACTGTTCAGTCCTGCTCCTGTCTCGTTTCGCAGCGTATTCTACGCTCACTCTCAAAGCGGTACTTCAGCAGCTGGTTGAGGGAGCGCTACATAAAGGCAACGCTGGCCTGTTTGGAGGGCAGATCGCAGATATGTCTGGGGCCCCTTTGCCTTCCCCTTCGGTGTCTCCTGACATCGGAGCCTCGTTGCTGGATATCAACTGTCGGTTTGGTACCACCGTCAATTTTTCTGGCAGCGTGTGGTCTGTATTTCATGCCGGGGTGATTGGAAAGGGGCTGAAAGTCCGCACTGACACACAGCTGACTGACCCATTGGGGGTCATGCAG aacgtCCAGACTCTGCTGGCTGTTGTAATCCAGTGTTGCAGCTCCTCTGGTCTTAACGGCTCCGTCACCGGCTCCCGACCACCATCTGACCCAGACGAGCCGCTGCCCATCAACGCAGAGGCAGCCAAGGTTGTTGCAGTTACAATGGTGGAAAACGTCTGTCCAGATGTGGCCAATGGTGAGCTGTCCTGGCCCCCAGAAGAGCACGCCCGCACCACGGTGGAGCGAGACATTCACATTCGGCGTTGCTTTGAGGCCCACCCGGTGCTCTTCCCTCTGCTTCAGGTGGTGGCAGCTGGACGCCCAGCTCTCTGCTACTGCTCAGCTGTGCTCAGAGGCCTCCTGGCCACTCTGCTGGCCCACTGGGAGGCATCCCGCGAGGTGTTGTCCACAGACTCCCCGTGGCACCTCCAGGCATCCTGCCTCCTGGTGTCCTGCATGGGAGAGGGCCAGCTCCTGCCTCCTGTGCTGGCCAACGTCCATGAAGCCTTCCCCCACCTCACTCCCTTCGAGGTGAGGCTGCTGCTCCTAGCGGTGTGGGAGTATGTGCGAGGCAATGGGCCAATGCCCCAGAAGTTTGTCTTTAGCTCAGAGAAGGGGCTGTTCTGCAGGGATTTCTCACGGGACGGTGACGTGGCGAGATATGTAGCACCGATTCACAGCGTCCTGCATAAAAACATTGATAGATTGGGACATCTGTGCTGGCGGTTCCAGCTCTAA